From Vigna unguiculata cultivar IT97K-499-35 chromosome 5, ASM411807v1, whole genome shotgun sequence, the proteins below share one genomic window:
- the LOC114185739 gene encoding trypsin inhibitor A-like, giving the protein MASAMLFALFLFSALTFYPPSTTAQPVTDGNGNIVKNGGRFYILPSLIGAPGGGIRRIQTDNESVPLSVVQSPFQDDRGLPIIISSPILTEFLPEGLVFLSFQHTNISEWTVVEGLPEGTLVKVHGYPHTVKGSFFIKKAEPETNWYKLLFCKGVFCGNVAVVKNGNWLLAITQDEPYVFHLEQVLPTSADA; this is encoded by the coding sequence ATGGCGAGTGCAATGCTTTTTgctcttttccttttttctgcCCTAACCTTCTACCCTCCTTCCACCACTGCTCAACCTGTCACGGACGGGAATGGTAACATCGTTAAAAATGGTGGCAGATTCTATATATTGCCGTCACTTATAGGGGCCCCAGGCGGCGGAATTCGACGAATCCAAACGGATAACGAATCTGTCCCTCTCTCTGTTGTGCAATCTCCCTTCCAGGACGATAGAGGGCTTCCAATTATCATTTCATCCCCGATCCTTACCGAATTTCTCCCTGAAGGTCTAGTGTTCCTTAGCTTCCAACATACTAATATCAGTGAGTGGACCGTTGTTGAGGGTCTGCCTGAAGGAACCCTTGTTAAAGTTCATGGCTACCCACATACAGTCAAAGGTTccttctttattaaaaaagcTGAACCTGAAACCAACTGGTATAAGCTTTTGTTCTGTAAAGGCGTCTTCTGTGGTAATGTTGCGGTTGTTAAGAATGGGAACTGGCTTTTGGCTATAACTCAGGACGAGCCATACGTGTTTCATCTTGAGCAAGTTCTACCAACATCTGCTGATGCATGA